From a region of the Xyrauchen texanus isolate HMW12.3.18 chromosome 39, RBS_HiC_50CHRs, whole genome shotgun sequence genome:
- the LOC127632718 gene encoding dynein axonemal heavy chain 1-like, translating into MCHCEEEKCPYLTHESCAYYILLFFDFSSDSEKHMMDKKQTKDKNPPYGNNSSESKRGIYSDLLITSGQTTQQCYSDGPVTDQSLLAWAIYEYQSRKGALFKSPPDLHCVKEKLWHGASQNDFSSGSFAPKVQLPFVCPSGQAPRKLEIERRRREYQKLDITTLLSERGIDSNMLMPRHQTKSDETDPETLPGNELPLEIFDNEEFDCRSPEEWLALGYEQDSSDRKPVPAKALLPTTDSIPPVDPKEPTLVYAWQSVGVLEYTLEKKQYLVQKVDSNGQVRDSEGKPILNGGQRTGEVLQEGQYWVPRIRVLFCAEDPHVFAQRVQFAQSSRRNTEASILYHLSVDCMPVWSGTPTLDPSSLERMKTYAITTPGLHLTRLQGCVEQLDKEIHLEYSRTMNQTVFDKVVQDSPEEFPFITILKKDPERRPERGFESIPKSPFEENRTSFAFNSLLTKPEVIAVLSVVREECSRLAEMSLFHVTFTHPLQLQEFVSAQSQKHVLVQSFLQKTWFRTLCDGILSSLRDVNCGWYDLSVSCWDVYRMSKLCRLMALVRCIQQDSLRFLVQDSLNSLNRLLFDACHSTMHCPQDLIWGSDLINSPYKPKTNPVFSLDLVLDQTGVHYSTPLESFETSVINLFDKGILSTNNVPLLDKFIMKKLFIVEDVLCSVGLWEPEVSDLRERIRLALRQAIIPLTAYARQYERHLQLHNSDIDDFLEVHSQETQSPHTMKQEVLEHLKEMDLLAQSIPSSIIIGPFVVSIEVVRQTLLKKRKALANAVLERLVLWLRQRMQDACKECKAISKQLFEKPSSIEELSEQREWMEGIPEQLKVHEESLFKALSDYDLVDEFFYCFSDEDVNEKWAAMFFPWKILNQMETVREQHSEDEERFHKIQLVDQNNFLESLSELQMVVAGLAAHTNVERAHEVANKVRRVSKQLKECEEMAQLYNNRERLFGKPPTTYTELQRLNTEFQPFHDMWRMASDWLLWHESWLSDPLSAVNPEQLVQNVNDAYQTMQQCIQQFKDIPACQAVASEIQAKIEEFRPFIPLIRGLRKLGTRSHNWELLSERINMDVRPKANLTFSHCLELGLQAHVEEITRVAQEDGKE; encoded by the exons ATGTGTCACTGTGAAGAAGAGAAATGTCCATATTTAACCCATGAAAGTTGTGCGTACTACATTCTCCTTTTCTTTGACTTCTCTTCAGACTCTGAAAAACACATGATGGacaaaaaacagacaaaagataAAAATCCTCCTTATGGAAACAATTCCAGTGAGAGTAAAAGAGGCATTTACTCCGATCTCCTCATAACATCAGGACAAACAACACAACAG TGTTACTCAGACGGTCCAGTGACAGATCAGAGTTTACTGGCCTGGGCAATCTATGAGTACCAGTCCCGAAAAG GGGCTTTATTTAAATCCCCCCCTGACCTGCATTGTGTCAAGGAGAAGCTCTGGCACGGAGCATCCCAGAACGATTTCTCCAGTGGAAGTTTCGCTCCAAAAGTTCAGCTACCTTTTGTTTGTCCTTCAGGACAAGCACCCCGTAAACTTGAGATTGAGAG ACGTAGGAGGGAGTATCAGAAGTTAGATATCACCACGCTTCTGTCTGAGCGAGGCATCGACTCCAACATGCTGATGCCCAGACACCAGACCAAAAGTGACGAGACCGACCCAGAAACCCTGCCGGGAAACGAGCTGCCTCTGGAG ATATTTGACAATGAGGAGTTTGACTGCCGGAGCCCAGAGGAATGGCTGGCTTTAGGCTACGAACAAGACAGCAGCGACCGTAAACCTGTGCCTGCCAAAGCCCTACTACCGACAACTGACAGCATCCCCCCTG TGGACCCAAAGGAGCCGACGCTGGTGTATGCCTGGCAGTCTGTTGGGGTTCTGGAATATACCCTGGAGAAGAAGCAGTACCTGGTGCAGAAAGTAGACAGTAATGGACAGGTTCGAGATTCCGAAGGGAAACCCATTTTGAATGGAGGACAGAGAACAGGAG aGGTTTTGCAGGAAGGGCAGTACTGGGTACCCAGGATCAGGGTGCTTTTCTGTGCCGAAGACCCACACGTCTTTGCCCAGAGAGTCCAGTTTGCCCAGAGCTCGAGACGGAACACAGAGGCTTCGATCCTGTACCACCTTTCTGTTGACTGTATGCCAGTCTGGAGTGGCACCCCTACCCTCGACCCCAGCAGTCTAGAGCGCATGAAAACATATGCAATCACCACACCGGGCCTCCATCTTACACG tctgCAGGGGTGTGTGGAACAGCTGGACAAAGAGATTCATTTGGAGTACAGTCGTACCATGAACCAGACAGTCTTTGATAAGGTGGTACAGGATAGTCCAGAAGAGTTCCCCTTCATCACAATCCTTAAAAAAGATCCTGAGAGACGTCCTGAGAGAG GCTTTGAGTCAATCCCTAAATCCCCTTTTGAGGAGAACCGGACATCGTTTGCCTTTAATTCTCTTCTCACCAAACCTGAGGTAATCGCTGTGCTGTCTGTAGTGAGAGAGGAGTGCAGTCGGTTGGCAGAAATGAGTCTGTTCCACGTCACCTTCACACACCCTCTTCAGCTGCAGGAGTTTGTGTCGGCACAGTCCCAGAAACATGTGCTG GTCCAGTCGTTTctacaaaaaacatggtttagGACTCTATGTGATGGTATTTTGTCTAGCCTGCGTGACGTGAATTGCGGCTGGTATGATCTCTCTGTGTCATGCTGGGATGTTTACCGGATGTCCAAGTTGTGCCGTCTGATGGCGCTGGTGCGGTGCATTCAGCAGGACTCGCTCAGGTTCCTGGTGCAGGACTCTCTAAACAGCCTAAACAGATTATTGTTTGATGCTTGCCACAGTACCATGCACTGCCCGCAAGATCTGATCTGGGGCTCTGACCTCATCAACAGCCCATACAA GCCAAAGACGAACCCTGTCTTCTCACTGGATCTGGTGCTGGACCAGACCGGAGTTCATTACAGTACTCCTCTGGAGAGCTTTGAGACGTCTGTTATCAACCTGTTTGATAAAGGGATCCTGTCCACAAATAATGTGCCTCTGCTAGACAAG TTCATAATGAAGAAGTTGTTCATTGTTGAAGATGTGTTGTGTTCAGTGGGCTTGTGGGAGCCTGAAGTCAGCGATCTGAGAGAACGCATCAGACTGGCCCTGAGACAGGCCATCATCCCCCTCACAGCATACGCACGCCAGTATGAACGCCACCTGCAGCTCCACAACTCCGACATCGACGATTTCCTCGA GGTTCACAGTCAAGAGACGCAGAGTCCACACACTATGAAGCAGGAAGTTCTGGAACACCTGAAGGAGATGGATCTTCTGGCTCAGTCCATTCCGTCCTCCATCATCATCGGACCCTTCGTGGTCAGCATTGAGGTGGTTCGGCAAACTTTGTTAAAGAAGCGGAAAGCACTTGCGAATGCCGTTCTGGAGCGACTCGTTCTGTGGTTACGTCAGCGAATGCAGGAT GCCTGTAAGGAGTGTAAAGCCATCAGTAAACAGCTGTTTGAGAAGCCCAGCAGCATCGAGGAGCTCTCCGAGCAGAGAGAATGGATGGAAGGAATCCCTGAGCAGCTCAAAGTGCATGAG GAGAGTTTATTCAAAGCTTTGTCTGACTATGATCTAGTAGACGAGTTCTTCTACTGTTTCTCTGATGAGGATGTCAATGAGAA GTGGGCAGCAATGTTCTTTCCCTGGAAGATCCTGAATCAGATGGAGACAGTGAGAGAACAGCATTCTGAGGATGAGGAGCGCTTCCACAAGATCCAGTTGGTCGACCAAAACAACTTCCTGGAAAGCTTGAGCGAACTGCAG ATGGTGGTGGCTGGACttgctgctcacacaaatgtCGAGCGAGCGCACGAGGTGGCAAACAAGGTGCGGCGAGTGAGCAAGCAGCTGAAAGAGTGTGAAGAGATGGCACAGCTTTACAACAACCGAGAACGACTTTTTGGCAAACCCCCCACTACT TACACTGAGTTACAGAGACTGAACACAGAGTTTCAGCCATTTCATGACATGTGGAGGATGGCATCTGATTGGCTGCTCTGGCATGAAAGCTGGCTCAGTGACCCGCTGTCAGCCGTCAACCCCGAGCAGCTGGTGCAGAATGTCAATGACGCTTACCAGACGATGCAGCAGTGCATCCAACAGTTTAAAGACATTCCTG CCTGTCAAGCCGTGGCATCTGAAATCCAGGCCAAGATTGAAGAGTTCCGTCCCTTCATTCCTCTGATCCGGGGCCTGAGAAAGCTTGGCACTCGGAGCCACAACTGGGAACTTCTGTCTGAACGTATCAACATGGACGTGAGGCCTAAAGCAAACCTCACCTTTTCCCATTGTCTGGAACTCGGCCTGCAAGCCCATGTGGAGGAAATCACCCGCGTGGCTCAGGAGGATGGAAAAGAATAG